The Ahaetulla prasina isolate Xishuangbanna chromosome 3, ASM2864084v1, whole genome shotgun sequence genome window below encodes:
- the SIKE1 gene encoding suppressor of IKBKE 1 — protein MACTIEKILTDAKTLLERLKDHDNAAESLIDQSTMLHKKVVAMKEAGSTLSHKYQEDAAELKDLSKYKPHILLSQENTQIRDLQQENRELWMSLEEHQDALELIMSKYRKHMLQLMMKRKDVDSQSVLQVHQTQSEEIESQIDIICEMGEVMRKAVNVDSDQYYKVQEKLAQLELENKELRKLLSISKESVEVRQELLDVATEATKPQSWNS, from the exons ATGGCCTGCACAAtagaaaagatcttgacagatgcAAAGACATTGCTGGAAAGGCTGAAAGATCACGACAACGCTGCTGAGTCGCTCATTGATCAGTCCACTATGTTGCATAAGAAAGTAGTAGCCATGAAAGAAGCTGGTTCAACTCTTTCACACAAG taTCAAGAAGATGCAGCTGAACTAAAGGATCTCTCTAAATACAAACCTCACATTCTCTTATCTCAGGAAAACACTCAGATCAGAGATCTGCAACAGGAAAATAGAG agctATGGATGTCTTTGGAAGAACATCAAGATGCACTGGAACTTATTATGAGCAAATACAGAAAACATATGCTGCAGCTCATGATGAAAAGAAAAGATGTAGATTCTCAATCCGTTTTGCAAGTACATCAAACTCAGTCTGAG GAGATTGAGAGTCAGATTGACATAATCTGTGAAATGGGAGAGGTTATGAGAAAAGCAGTTAATGTTGACAGTGATCAGTATTATAAAGTACAAGAAAAGCTAGCACAGTTAGAG cttGAAAATAAAGAGTTACGAAAATTATTATCAATCAGTAAAGAATCTGTTGAAGTGAGGCAAGAATTACTtgatgttgcaactgaagctacaAAACCTCAGTCCTGGAACAGTTGA